The sequence TCAATTTGGCAGGAAAGAAATACAAGATTTTTTTGACAAACAATGTCTAATGTACAGATGCTTTTGGATGGGGTACAAAAATCTATTTCAGAGATAGTTAATGCCAACATTCAAAATATAAATGGTAATTACACCTTTATTCCATAGGATAACTTCACTATCAATGAATGGAAAGAAATTAGGTTACCTTCCTTCTCTACTCCAATATGTCATCCTTAGTAGCCCATTAATAGATCAAAGATCAAATGACAACCATCATGCcccaatatcatcaatttgaatttTAATGGCACCTCAAAAGGTAATCCGGGTATTTCAGGTATTGGAATCTACATTAGGGACCGTCTTGGTAATCTGATTACATTGAAGTCCTCCAACATTCCATCTAGGATTAACAATATGGCTAAAGTTGTTGCTCTTTTAAATGGATTAATAGCTAAAAAATAGGCTGTTCAAATATACAAATTCAAGGTGACTCAACCTTGATTGTTGATGCTTACATAAATAGACAATCAACGAATTGGAAAATAGCATATATCCTCAATACATTTGGGCACTTTGGACTCATTTAAGGAATGTTATGTCTCTCATACATATAGAGAGGGGAATAAACTTGTAGATCTACTGGAAAACATGGGTTGTGAGAACTTAAATTGGGACTCCTCAATTACACCTATTAACATTTATGAATATCCTAGCCTGTTGCAGATTGTGAACTTGGAAAAACTCTATAAATCGTTGACTTGattgtcatctctaaggagatgtTTCTTATCATAACAATATGAACAAAGACTATTTGAAAAAATGCAAGAGTTTCTTGAGGGATGCGTTTGAGAGAGTAGAGAGGTGTTTTATTATCTCCTTGTTTGAAGAACCTGGTGCCTCCTAAGTTGAGGTACGGGAATCTACAGAGTGCCAGGAATCACAAATCAAACAGGGCAGGTGTTGCTCATGCTCATTAGAAGCAACAAAGGTAGAAACCGTGATTGATGCAGGTTGAGTGTGTAGTGCTGATTACTGATTCAACAATTGGAGGTTTTGAGGCTGGTATTTCTAAGGATGGACAGACCTAAGAACATGCTTTGCTAGCATTCACCCTGGGAGTGAAGAAAATGATTTGCTGCTGTAACAAGATTGATGCTACCACTCCCAAATACTCTAAGGGTCGCTATGAGGAAATTGTAAAGGAAGTATCCTCTTACCTAAAGAAGGTTGGGTAGAACCTTGACAAAATTCCACTTGCTCCTATCTTTGGATTTGAGGGTGATAACGTGATTGAGAGATCAGCCAACCTTGATTGGTTTAAGGGCCCCCCATACACTTGGATGCCCTTGACTAGGTTTTAGATCCTAAACATCCTTCAGGCAAGACTCTTAGGTTGCCACTTTAGTTTTTTTACAAGATTGGTGTTGAGACTGTAGTGTTGAAACCAGGCACAATTGTCACTTTTGGTCCAACTGGGCTGACCACTGAGGTTAAGTccattgaaatgcaacatgaagcCTTGCAGAAGGCATTACCTAGTGATAATGTGGGACTCAATGCTAAGAATGTTGCTGTGAAGGATCTCAAGAGAGGATATGTGGCCTCAACTCCTAAAATGACCCAACCAAGGAGGCTGCTAAATTTACATCCCAGGTCGCTAAGTGGAAGCCAATACACTGAAGTAATCAGAGTGAAGAGGAGGGTTGTCATTTGTAAAGATCTTCAACTATTTTATCTCTCCTCTACTAAAAATCAGTATAAATTAAATCTTCCTCACTTTGTGTCGTTTGTGTCCTGTAGCTTAATGAGGGAGAGTTATCTTACTTGAGTATCAACAGGGGAGGTTTTCCATGCGTGTAGCCTTTTTAGGTGTTCATATTGTTGGATTTGAAATTTTGGGTGTTTGGAAAATATAAAATGAGTGCGGTGAGCTTAACCAACATAACAGTTGTTGACAATCCTGTTGCTTTTCTCATCTCGTTTCAATTTGAGATATCATATGAATGCCTGGCTCCTCTAAAAGAAGATTTGGAATGGATGTTGACATATGTTGGGTCAGTAGAAGATGAATCTTATGATCAGATGTTGAAGAATGTACTTATTGGGCCTATTAATGTTGGAAATCATAGCTTTGTCTTCCAGGCAGATCTGCCAGATCCATAAAAAATTAGGGATGAAGACCTCATTGGTGTGACAGTTTTGTTGCTCACTTGTTCATTCATGGGCCAAGAATTCTTGTTTATAATTTCATCCATTGGTTAGGTTTCTGCACTTTTGGTATGGTAATAGGTACCTTATTAGTTGGTCATATACAAAATTGGGTTTGTGTTAAGACGATGGAAAGGAAATATGACAATGATTGGTATCAACTTCGATTGCAAGGCAATATGATAGAGATCAATATACATGTGACCGATATGCATAGAATGCATATGGTTAGACAAAGATTTTGAGCGTGATGACAAATTTGCACTTGATTGCAAGGCAATATGGTAGTGATCGGTATGCATGAGACTGACATGCATAGTTTAGATATGGATAGACATAGGTCCTTTGCATGACAATGCATGGAGTAGTGATTGAGATGGCAATGGTAATGAGTTTTTGGAAGTTTTTCTCATGCGGCAGATACAAAACACATAGATACAGGGCACACGGTTCTTGTTTTAACTACACACTTTATGTGTAGACTTTTCAAGCTATATGTTGCTCTCTTGTAAATGTAAATTATGGTAGATTTACCATAAGGTCCACATGATATGCAAATAGTATTCCATGGACAAAACCAGTGTATATAAGATTGTGCTTTGGGGTAAATGCATTGTAGTTGTCATAATATTAAGGCCGATTTAGACAAGATGTTTTTGCAATTTGTAGGTCCTAACTGGGCCAATCCATGGCTTATTTAGATATATAGGCTCTTAGGCTGATTTCTAAGTCGCTTTGTACTTTAGTCATTGTTATTTTGGGCTAGGAATAGAGGTTTTCTTGCTGGCTCTTTCCTCTAGAAGCCCTTGAACCagctattaattaatttaatatagtgGCTTTCCATTTTCACCTTTAAAAAAATGGTCTTTaataaaaacaagacaaaacttataatctaataaaaataaaataattttaaatgaaaaaaatgtaaatttttttattaggataaaacagGTTTcaaaggggcctcgaaacccttagAATCAGAGAGTTGCCATTGAAAGATAGACTAGACTACCTGACAGCAAACAATAGGTTTtagaaaggacctgaaaccttaTGGACTTATGGGCATCCAGATCCCAAAACCCAAAGACTGCACAAAGCATAAGTAAAAAACAAAGCAATCATAGCCAATCAAACACCATCCAATCCTCAAGATTAGAACATTACAAAAGAGGCTGGCCCAAGTAGAGGATCTAAATCAGCAAACAATagtcctcaaaaaataaagaatgAGGGTATTTTCAAGCACCCTCAACCAACAAGAAGGGTTTCCCCAGGCTCCCATAACTTGTAACAAAATCTTGAGGCCACAAAAAACCACAAAGCTTGaacctaaaaaaaaaacattagccaAATTGGGCGCTTGAAAACCACTAGCATCTAGCCTGTCCCTGAGAGAAACAAGAAACATAGGATTTTTccaagctccctcaaccttgagagtgggttttacaaggctcccacaacctaagagagtgggttttacaaggcttccACAACTTGTCGAGGCCTAGATAACAACTGCATATCCTAAAGGCACATTTTGGGAAACAAGGTTTTAAGAAGGCATCCAAAACTTTCTACAAAGAAATCCATGAGGGTTTTGACAGGCTCCCTCAACCAACATCAATAGCAGCAGCTGAAATACTCCCATACAccttctctccacctcaataggagagagaGCCACCTCAGTAGGACAAGGAGAGAAGATCAACTATGCAGACAAACCTCGCTCAATCAAAACCCCATGGAACCATTACACCTCTATAGGAGGGCGAGGCAACACATCATCAACTTCCCAAGAGCATTTTCCAGTCTCAACTGCAACATCCACCTTCACCTCAATAGAAGATTAGTCATGTCCAACACCATCCATCTTCACCTCTAAAGAAGATACTGCCACCTCTATAGGTAGAACCAAAGAAAAccaaagatgttgaagtaaaaaccAAAAAGTAAGGGGTAAGCCAACCAAGGGGCCAATGAGGATAGAAACATACAAAACAACCCACATCGAAGGAACTCTAGATAGCATCCGAGGGACCAAACCACTAAACCAACCCCTCAAAGAGGGCCAAAAGTCAGAAAGggtgaggagaagaaaaaggcaagaATGAACAACACCCTCGAGGAACAAATCAACATCCTTGGGAGCGAGACCAAGAATAACAAGACCCCAAAACTGGCCTCTGAGACAGCAAAAAGAGTAGACTCCCTTGAAACCCCCGCTCCCGCCTTACCTCCCACTCGACTCATTTCAAATTATTAATCTTGTAATAactattattttgttttattttatcaattcCAAGGTAATATAAATCTATAGACAGTCAGTTTAGTTGAAAATGTCATAATAAAGTAATTGTTATTGACATGATGAAAATTCCATGCTTGATTACAAATTTGttgctagtatatatatatatatatatatgagaaattcaCTTAGGGAATCTAACATACATAATCACCCGGGCGGAAAATGCAAAGTTTATTGCCTCCTCAAATCAAGCCTTACCCGCGAAGGCACCCTTTGAGAGAGGAGCTGAACATTTTAAGTTTAGCATAGGgcgtaaaaaaattgaaaaacaaattgaCAACGGGAATCTAATATTCAACTAGATACTGTAAAGATCTCATGACCTGTTGTGTATcaggattcatctttccttgtaGCATCAGGATAACTTGAGCCATGCTTGGCCTCTCATTCTCATCCTTTAAAATGCATACCAGGCTTGCAAGAGTAGCTCTTCTCACCTCCTCAACATCCGCATGTATCGCAATTCTTTCGTCCACAATGCTCATCATGTTTCCGTTTAGAATTTGAGTTGCAGCCCATATGGGAAAGTATTGCTTAGTGTGTTCCTTCACGCTCATGTCCACATTTCTTCGACCCGATATCATCTCCAGCAGCATCATGCCGAAGCTATACACGTCTGCCTTGGAAGTAATTGCTAAGCCGTCGATCCACTCGGGAGCGATGTAACCTCGAGTTCCTCTCATGCTTGTCAAAACCCTGCTGAAATCTCTTCCCACCAACTTTGCCAGCCCAAAATCAGCCACCTTGGGGTTGAAATCGCTATCAAGCAAAATGTTCTCGGGCTTTATATCAGAGTGGATGATTTGATCTCGGCATTCTTCGTGGAGATAAACTAAAGCTCGTGCAGTGCCCAAAGCAATCTCGAATCGTGTCTTCCAGTCCAACAGCTTTTGTGATCCAGCGAATAGAAAGGAATTGAGAGATCCGTTGGGCATGTACTCGTAAACCAGCAGCCTTTGTGATCCTTCTGTGCAAAACCCGCAAAGCCGAACCAAATTGACATGCTGTATGTTTCCGATTGTGCTTATTTCTGCACGAAACTGCTTTTCTACCTGTGTAGACCCCTCTAATTTTTTAACTGCTACAAGGGTATTGTCTGGGAGAGCTCCTCTGAAGACAGAACCAAATGCTCCTTTCCCTAACTTATCTCTGAAATTGTTGGTTGCAATTCGCAGCTCCTTGTAAGTGAATGTTCTCAGCGAAGCAGGCAGAGTCTCACCTTCCATATCTCCTCCCTTGCCCAGCATTCCACGCCTCCACCGAAGAAACATTATAACAAGGAAAGCTGAAACAAGAACGAAAGCAGTGCCTGCGGGAAGTGAAATTGAAAGGACACGACCTTGGTTACTGCCTCCACTGGATATGGATTGTTGCAACTCAGTAGCAGCCATGCGAAGGAAGATAGGTTGGTTGTTTGATGCAACGCGAACATTGAACAGATCCCCAAACCACATTCTACAGATGGGAGGAGTAGAGTTAGTGTGATCGAAGGCTTTGCAGGAGCAATTTTCCAGGCATGCAGCTGTGCATGTTGATAGAGTTGGGTATTGGGAATATGAAACTGCTTTTTCCTCAGCTAAGGATATGTCGTTCTTTTGCAGGAAACCATCGGTAGTACCGTTGGTGGCAGAGCAGTGGAGAGGGCTACTACGAACGCATCCGCTTAACCACCAATCTTGTGAAAACCAGGCGCGATTGTCTCTTGGTTTGAAGCCTTCGAGACAGCTGCAGAATTGAAGATTGTTACTGTTGCACGCTCCGTAAGCCCCGCATAGATTATAAACAAGGCAGAGGTCTCGAGGTATAGACCAGATAAGATTCCAGCTGCTACCACTAATTCGATTGTATGCTGCTAGATCTCCAGACTTGTCGAGGACTACACGCTGAGTGAAACTATCAAATAATGATATTTGATCAAACGTGAAGTACATCCTTGTGGGAGAAATCTTTACAAAGGCGGTCTTAAGAATTTTAGAAGAGTCCTTATTAGACATCTCTGGCATGTTGGTGAATTGGTTACCAACCCACTCTCCGCTGTTCAAATAACTAATATTGTTATTATATAGGAGCAAAAAGTCCGTCTTGCCTGGGGTTGGATCCATTTGGAAAGAGAAGGGTCCAGGCGCTGGATCCGACGAGCTTCTCCAGGAAGTTAGCTTTATGCCTTTCCACACCTTCATTCCGGACAAGATTGTGTTTGTCGGGTACAAGAAACTATCACAGACAATCTCCGAAATGGTGTGTCCACCCAACATAGCAAAACTACCGGAATCAAGTATGATAGCTCTGGAGGCTATAGCTTTCTGGTTCTTCCTTGTCGACCAAATTGAGCGTCCCTCTGAATCATATAGTTTGAGATAGCCGTCTGTTGATAGCTTCAAAACGCCCGGCTTGTTTCTGATGGGAGTCTCTCTATTAGCCACCCAAATAATGGTCTTCTCGGTGATTTGGGCGTACCAGATACCGATGTACCAGTTATTGGTTCCATTAGGACAGAAAAATCCCAATTCGAAGGTGCCATTCTTTGAAACTATGCTCTGATTTCCAGTGAGAGAGGCCCCCAAAGCGATACTGTCTCCACCATCAACAGTCAGGGAATGGCAATTGTGAGGTAGAGAAAGCATATAAAGCACTGAAAGGAAGCAATAGCATACAAACAGACTATCAGTGGCCATTTCTATTGTCTGTCTGAAACGTTAAACGCTATTGGAACAAAGCCCTAGTAATACATCTTCTCACTATTTCGCACAGGTTTTGGAACGAAGGTACATAGGTAAGTCCGACAATCACTTTCACGTCTCGTTTACTTCAAATTTACTTGGAAGACACGTATGTAAGGCAGTCAATCA is a genomic window of Cryptomeria japonica chromosome 7, Sugi_1.0, whole genome shotgun sequence containing:
- the LOC131856913 gene encoding G-type lectin S-receptor-like serine/threonine-protein kinase At2g19130 gives rise to the protein MKVWKGIKLTSWRSSSDPAPGPFSFQMDPTPGKTDFLLLYNNNISYLNSGEWVGNQFTNMPEMSNKDSSKILKTAFVKISPTRMYFTFDQISLFDSFTQRVVLDKSGDLAAYNRISGSSWNLIWSIPRDLCLVYNLCGAYGACNSNNLQFCSCLEGFKPRDNRACCMPGKLLLQSLRSH
- the LOC131040830 gene encoding G-type lectin S-receptor-like serine/threonine-protein kinase At2g19130, whose amino-acid sequence is MWFGDLFNVRVASNNQPIFLRMAATELQQSISSGGSNQGRVLSISLPAGTAFVLVSAFLVIMFLRWRRGMLGKGGDMEGETLPASLRTFTYKELRIATNNFRDKLGKGAFGSVFRGALPDNTLVAVKKLEGSTQVEKQFRAEISTIGNIQHVNLVRLCGFCTEGSQRLLVYEYMPNGSLNSFLFAGSQKLLDWKTRFEIALGTARALVYLHEECRDQIIHSDIKPENILLDSDFNPKVADFGLAKLVGRDFSRVLTSMRGTRGYIAPEWIDGLAITSKADVYSFGMMLLEMISGRRNVDMSVKEHTKQYFPIWAATQILNGNMMSIVDERIAIHADVEEVRRATLASLVCILKDENERPSMAQVILMLQGKMNPDTQQVMRSLQYLVEY